One Turneriella parva DSM 21527 genomic region harbors:
- a CDS encoding adenylate/guanylate cyclase domain-containing protein has product MSEQPGIPALARKKFKLSLLVAIPALVVTTGGLIVFFTLSNTRRTMEDFGWALFREATNQSVNETRNVIREAIPDIETLANLYRKGLLEADRSRQAGFYAELLRSHNDYSWVSFGDEYGTFIGANRPEPDGKLLRTNISWLAGGRTLSYEYDLDERGFQKFYKFDGNAGYDPRTRPFYELAKKSRHRVWTPPYIFFEQGVPGITCAKPVYGAGGRLKGVFSIDFDLNSLSEIVAKAKVSERGVVFIFTEEGEILGHPTMKVVTKTGQRGEGQILKVADVSDANIKAFFAELDATKGKDGKVHFKDRTQYNFDLDINGENFLATYSRFQIDEGLHWIIGIIAPEQDFRGIIEVKENYKRAYAISVAAILLSLMLAVVFTRLISTPLRSISLDMEKVGRLEIDSNKVNQSLFAEISAMEQHLQNMKGGLRSFASYVPKDLVRDLLKSGKEARLEGSTEVLTVLFTDIAGFTTFAEQLEPDELVQKLGKYFEIMTRAIMKHRGTIDKFIGDGIMAFWGAPAADSQHAVEACLAALSCIKALRELAASPEHGHWAKQLRTRFGIATGPVLVGNIGTTERMNYTVMGDTVNLSSRLEGINKLYNTSIIASELTYDLVKDQIIGRALDVVVVKGKKHGVRIYELLRRRDEATAEDLELERLSELGISSFMAKDMAAAKQAFAKILELHEQDFSAKLILQRIADYEALPDKSAWSPVNALTVK; this is encoded by the coding sequence ATGTCTGAGCAGCCTGGCATACCTGCGCTTGCGCGCAAAAAGTTTAAGCTGAGCCTGCTTGTGGCGATACCCGCGCTCGTCGTGACAACGGGTGGCCTTATTGTTTTTTTTACTCTAAGCAATACCCGCCGCACGATGGAAGACTTCGGTTGGGCGCTCTTTCGGGAGGCGACGAACCAGAGCGTCAATGAAACGCGCAATGTCATTCGCGAGGCGATACCCGATATCGAAACTTTGGCGAATCTTTATCGCAAGGGGTTGCTCGAAGCCGACCGCAGCCGGCAGGCGGGCTTCTACGCCGAGCTATTGCGCTCGCACAATGATTACAGCTGGGTGAGTTTCGGCGACGAATACGGTACGTTTATCGGCGCGAACCGGCCCGAACCCGATGGCAAGCTGCTGCGTACCAACATCAGCTGGCTTGCGGGCGGGCGCACGCTCAGCTATGAATACGATCTCGACGAACGTGGATTTCAAAAATTCTATAAGTTTGATGGCAACGCAGGTTACGACCCGCGCACGCGCCCGTTCTACGAACTCGCGAAAAAAAGCAGGCATCGCGTGTGGACGCCGCCCTACATCTTTTTTGAGCAGGGTGTGCCGGGCATTACCTGCGCCAAACCTGTCTATGGCGCGGGCGGCAGACTCAAGGGTGTGTTTTCGATAGACTTCGACTTAAATAGCCTCTCTGAAATCGTCGCCAAAGCAAAGGTCAGCGAGCGCGGCGTCGTGTTCATTTTCACCGAAGAGGGCGAAATTCTCGGTCACCCGACAATGAAGGTCGTGACGAAAACAGGCCAGCGCGGCGAAGGGCAGATTCTGAAGGTCGCAGATGTTTCAGACGCAAACATCAAGGCATTTTTTGCGGAGCTCGATGCGACGAAAGGCAAAGACGGCAAAGTGCATTTCAAAGACCGCACACAGTACAATTTCGACCTCGACATCAACGGCGAAAATTTTCTCGCGACCTATTCGCGCTTTCAGATCGACGAGGGCCTGCACTGGATCATCGGCATCATCGCCCCCGAGCAAGATTTCAGGGGTATTATCGAAGTAAAAGAAAATTATAAGCGCGCTTACGCAATTTCTGTCGCTGCGATTCTGCTTTCGCTCATGCTTGCCGTCGTCTTCACCCGCCTCATTTCAACGCCGCTGCGCTCGATCTCGCTCGACATGGAAAAGGTCGGTCGGCTTGAAATCGACAGCAATAAGGTGAACCAGAGTCTTTTTGCCGAAATCAGCGCAATGGAACAGCATCTGCAAAACATGAAAGGGGGATTAAGGTCGTTCGCAAGTTATGTGCCGAAAGACCTCGTGCGCGACTTACTCAAGAGCGGTAAAGAGGCCCGGCTTGAAGGTTCGACCGAAGTGCTCACGGTGCTCTTCACAGACATTGCGGGCTTCACGACTTTTGCCGAACAGCTCGAACCCGACGAGCTCGTGCAGAAGCTCGGCAAATATTTTGAAATTATGACCCGGGCGATCATGAAGCACCGGGGTACGATCGACAAGTTTATCGGCGATGGCATCATGGCATTCTGGGGTGCCCCTGCAGCTGACTCGCAGCACGCAGTTGAAGCCTGTTTGGCTGCGCTGAGTTGTATCAAAGCCCTGCGCGAGCTTGCCGCATCGCCCGAGCATGGGCACTGGGCCAAACAACTGCGCACGCGGTTTGGCATTGCGACAGGCCCGGTGCTGGTGGGCAATATAGGCACGACTGAGCGCATGAACTATACGGTCATGGGTGATACCGTGAACCTGTCATCGCGTCTCGAGGGTATCAACAAACTGTATAATACATCGATTATTGCGAGTGAGCTAACATACGACCTGGTCAAAGACCAGATTATCGGGCGCGCGCTTGATGTCGTGGTGGTTAAGGGCAAGAAGCACGGGGTGCGAATCTATGAGCTGCTGCGCCGGCGTGATGAAGCCACAGCAGAAGACCTTGAACTCGAACGGCTTTCAGAACTGGGTATATCCTCATTTATGGCGAAAGACATGGCTGCGGCAAAGCAGGCGTTTGCAAAGATTCTTGAACTGCACGAGCAAGATTTTTCGGCAAAGCTCATTCTGCAGCGCATAGCCGACTACGAGGCGCTTCCCGACAAGTCGGCATGGAGCCCCGTCAACGCGCTCACGGTAAAGTGA
- a CDS encoding DUF2442 domain-containing protein, translated as MKDLPRVVKVFPREGYKLHVFFSNGECREFEMSGMLAQRPYQQLNDPIAFRHIHIDDVAGTVAWLSGQDINPAILYEQSRPLDV; from the coding sequence ATGAAAGACCTGCCTCGAGTTGTGAAGGTTTTCCCCCGCGAAGGATATAAATTGCATGTCTTTTTTTCCAATGGCGAATGCAGAGAGTTTGAAATGTCAGGCATGCTGGCTCAAAGACCTTACCAGCAATTAAATGACCCGATCGCGTTTCGGCATATTCATATCGACGATGTAGCCGGCACCGTGGCCTGGCTCTCGGGGCAAGACATAAACCCGGCGATACTTTATGAACAAAGCCGGCCATTAGATGTCTGA
- a CDS encoding DUF4160 domain-containing protein, giving the protein MNLRSSDVPRVSYFLGISIYMYWRDHAPAHFHAIYNDYAGEVVIETGELLAGKLPPRVLRLVNEWREEHLPELNENWLRAQTEKEFLNIKGLE; this is encoded by the coding sequence GTGAATCTTCGATCTTCTGACGTGCCTCGTGTGTCTTATTTTCTCGGCATCTCAATCTATATGTATTGGCGTGATCATGCGCCTGCGCACTTTCATGCCATTTATAACGACTATGCCGGTGAAGTTGTGATCGAAACCGGCGAACTTCTGGCGGGCAAATTGCCGCCGCGAGTTCTGCGTCTCGTGAACGAGTGGCGTGAAGAACATCTGCCAGAGCTAAACGAAAATTGGCTGCGCGCACAAACAGAAAAAGAATTTTTGAATATTAAAGGTCTCGAATGA
- a CDS encoding sterol desaturase family protein, translating into MTERAMEIHSIAHHFLTGWANFWRSVITPGWGNFFWLLVTVSLLVHVAELVRPWRREQPVLRRELGLDIFYMFFNMFLFPLLGYATLSAFFASHVESLGLVQKLRGSISLTALPAFVQLATLFLIRDFLQWNIHRVLHIVPALWKIHEVHHSAETMSYPVHLRYHWAENIIYRVPEYSIFLLIGSNLIDVFLIYVVSLSIGHLNHANLKLPWGFLKYLFNTSELHLWHHAKQNPRGYGVNFAITLSLWDWLFGTAHDPAEQPAEIGISGEPLFPDSVAGQLVWPWLKRRR; encoded by the coding sequence ATGACAGAGAGGGCAATGGAAATCCATAGTATCGCACACCACTTTCTCACCGGCTGGGCCAACTTCTGGCGATCAGTCATTACCCCCGGCTGGGGCAACTTCTTCTGGCTGCTCGTGACCGTCTCGCTGCTCGTGCACGTCGCCGAACTCGTGCGCCCCTGGCGCCGTGAACAGCCGGTGCTTCGCCGCGAGCTCGGCCTCGACATCTTCTACATGTTCTTCAACATGTTTCTTTTTCCGCTTTTGGGCTATGCGACGCTGAGCGCGTTCTTCGCTTCGCATGTTGAGAGTTTGGGCCTCGTGCAAAAATTGCGAGGATCGATCTCCCTCACGGCATTGCCTGCGTTTGTACAGCTGGCCACCCTGTTTCTCATCAGAGACTTCTTGCAGTGGAACATCCACCGTGTGCTTCACATCGTGCCCGCACTGTGGAAAATTCATGAGGTTCACCACAGCGCCGAGACGATGAGTTATCCCGTGCACCTGCGCTACCATTGGGCGGAAAATATCATCTATCGCGTTCCCGAATATTCAATCTTTCTGCTGATCGGCAGCAACCTCATCGATGTCTTTCTGATCTATGTTGTGTCGCTGAGCATCGGCCATCTCAATCACGCCAACCTGAAATTACCATGGGGATTTCTCAAGTACCTGTTTAATACGTCTGAGTTGCATCTCTGGCACCACGCGAAACAAAACCCGCGCGGCTACGGCGTTAATTTTGCCATCACCTTAAGTCTGTGGGATTGGCTGTTCGGCACGGCGCATGACCCGGCTGAACAGCCGGCTGAAATCGGCATTTCGGGTGAGCCGCTTTTTCCAGACAGTGTTGCCGGGCAGTTGGTCTGGCCGTGGCTCAAGCGGCGAAGATAG
- a CDS encoding rhodanese-like domain-containing protein, which yields MTQDQQTLLLIGAGAITIYYLYKKFKMGGNKVKLKEMLKQGAKVIDVRSPGEFAGGHYSGAINIPVDQLPAKIATLGSKEQPVIVYCASGMRSSSAQRVLVSAGFTNVENGINHMNLMSLG from the coding sequence ATGACACAAGACCAACAAACACTGTTACTCATTGGAGCCGGCGCAATTACCATCTACTATCTCTATAAAAAATTCAAAATGGGAGGAAACAAAGTGAAGTTAAAAGAAATGTTAAAGCAGGGCGCAAAGGTGATCGACGTGCGCAGCCCGGGTGAGTTTGCGGGTGGCCACTATTCAGGGGCGATCAACATTCCGGTTGACCAGTTGCCAGCAAAGATCGCGACGCTTGGCAGCAAAGAGCAGCCGGTGATTGTCTATTGCGCTTCGGGTATGCGTTCTAGCTCGGCGCAGCGAGTGCTGGTATCTGCCGGGTTCACCAACGTGGAGAACGGTATTAACCATATGAACTTGATGTCGTTGGGGTGA
- a CDS encoding FAD-dependent oxidoreductase, whose translation MTQNKKIVIVGGVAGGATAAGRARRLDENAEITLIEGSGYISFANCGLPYHIGGDIPKRETLLLRTPQDLWNRYRVKALVSTKVTHVDRVKKTVTYTQGGQTHEILYDKLILSQGGDPMKPAVEGVENIPHFSLRWVEDMDAIIEQMAKAEHKHVAVVGGGFIGIEVAEALKHKNFEVTLVEFAPGVMPNLDPEFSNLAKRELETHGIRVLTQTTIKSVAPNKELTLSDGSKLTADFIVFAAGVKPETSLAKQIGLEIGKTGGVVVNDFMQSSDEDIYVVGDMAEITNRITHSATRVPLAGPANRQGRLAAENALMGNRCRYRGAIGSSVIKIFDKTLASTGLTEKAAKAANITAQAVMIHGNNHAGYYPNAERMALKIIFSPADGRVLGAQAFGPEGTEKRIDVIATAIVGWLTIYDLASLDLAYAPPYSSANDPVNMAAFQAMNHHAGLSPVITAAQLAEKRSEYAVLDVRSPGETKSFPLQSEYQIPVDSLRDNLAQIAKDKPLALLCQSGQRSYVAQRILKQSGFKDVYNITGGWLGVAAQQGRWD comes from the coding sequence ATGACACAAAACAAAAAAATCGTAATCGTCGGCGGCGTCGCTGGGGGTGCTACCGCGGCGGGCCGCGCGCGCAGACTCGACGAGAATGCAGAAATCACCCTCATCGAAGGCAGTGGCTACATTTCTTTCGCGAACTGCGGCCTGCCATACCACATCGGTGGCGATATTCCGAAGCGAGAGACGCTGCTCTTGCGCACACCGCAAGACCTCTGGAACCGCTATCGCGTTAAAGCCCTCGTCAGCACGAAGGTGACGCATGTCGACCGTGTGAAAAAGACTGTCACCTACACGCAGGGCGGCCAAACGCATGAGATACTCTACGACAAACTGATACTGTCGCAGGGTGGTGACCCCATGAAACCTGCAGTCGAAGGCGTTGAGAATATACCACACTTCTCGCTGCGCTGGGTCGAAGACATGGATGCGATCATCGAACAGATGGCGAAGGCAGAACACAAACACGTCGCCGTCGTCGGTGGCGGCTTCATCGGCATCGAAGTTGCCGAGGCGCTGAAGCACAAGAATTTCGAAGTGACACTGGTCGAATTTGCGCCTGGCGTGATGCCCAACCTTGACCCAGAGTTTTCAAACCTCGCGAAACGCGAGCTCGAAACCCACGGCATCAGGGTGCTGACGCAGACGACGATTAAATCGGTGGCACCGAACAAAGAGCTGACGCTCTCTGATGGTTCAAAGCTCACGGCAGATTTCATCGTGTTTGCGGCAGGCGTGAAGCCCGAGACAAGCCTTGCAAAACAGATCGGCCTAGAAATCGGTAAGACCGGCGGCGTGGTCGTAAATGACTTTATGCAAAGCTCTGACGAAGACATCTATGTTGTGGGCGACATGGCAGAAATCACCAACCGCATCACGCACAGCGCGACCCGGGTGCCCTTGGCGGGCCCCGCGAACCGCCAGGGCCGCCTTGCCGCAGAAAATGCACTCATGGGCAACCGCTGCCGTTACCGTGGCGCAATAGGTTCATCGGTAATCAAAATCTTCGACAAGACGCTCGCATCGACCGGTCTCACCGAAAAGGCAGCCAAAGCCGCCAACATCACCGCGCAGGCTGTGATGATTCACGGCAATAACCATGCGGGCTATTACCCGAACGCAGAACGCATGGCGCTCAAAATCATTTTCTCACCCGCCGATGGTCGCGTGTTGGGCGCGCAGGCTTTTGGCCCTGAAGGTACAGAAAAGCGTATCGACGTCATTGCGACCGCGATTGTGGGTTGGCTCACGATCTATGATCTCGCGAGCCTTGATCTAGCGTACGCGCCGCCATACTCTTCGGCCAACGACCCCGTGAACATGGCGGCGTTTCAGGCAATGAACCATCACGCTGGGTTATCCCCCGTGATTACTGCGGCGCAGCTTGCCGAGAAGCGCAGCGAGTACGCGGTGCTCGATGTGCGCAGCCCGGGCGAAACCAAGTCGTTTCCCCTGCAAAGCGAATACCAGATACCCGTCGATAGCCTGCGCGATAACCTCGCGCAGATTGCGAAAGATAAACCGCTCGCGTTGCTTTGCCAGTCGGGCCAGCGCAGCTACGTCGCGCAGCGCATTCTGAAGCAGTCTGGCTTCAAAGATGTCTACAACATCACGGGCGGCTGGCTTGGCGTTGCGGCGCAACAAGGCAGGTGGGATTAA
- a CDS encoding metal-sensitive transcriptional regulator, producing the protein MGYAADAESREKLGHRLNRVIGQLQSLQKRVVAGGSDCVADIQQIKAANNALWKVAEAYLEIHLSECMRQKKPAAEIEKNLQSVIRATFTM; encoded by the coding sequence ATGGGATATGCAGCAGATGCAGAGTCGCGTGAAAAACTCGGCCACCGCCTGAACCGTGTGATTGGCCAATTGCAGAGCCTGCAGAAGCGCGTCGTCGCCGGCGGCTCAGATTGTGTGGCTGATATTCAGCAGATTAAAGCCGCAAACAACGCGCTCTGGAAAGTCGCAGAGGCATATCTAGAGATACACTTAAGCGAATGCATGCGACAGAAGAAGCCCGCGGCAGAGATTGAAAAAAATCTGCAGTCGGTCATTCGCGCGACATTCACAATGTAA
- a CDS encoding YgaP family membrane protein → MKKNMGNADRIIRLVAAVAIGVLYGLNLISGTVALVLGVVAVAFFATSLIGWCPMYLPFGLSTCKAAK, encoded by the coding sequence ATGAAAAAGAATATGGGAAATGCAGATCGTATCATTCGCCTGGTGGCGGCCGTCGCAATAGGTGTGCTCTATGGGCTCAACCTGATTTCAGGCACTGTAGCCCTCGTGCTCGGCGTGGTTGCAGTCGCTTTTTTCGCGACTAGCCTCATTGGCTGGTGCCCGATGTATCTGCCATTCGGTCTTTCAACGTGCAAGGCAGCAAAGTGA
- a CDS encoding rhodanese-like domain-containing protein yields MKKLILLAVVAAASVSCNKEVGTPAATIAPAAQSRVKELLDGKALVVDVRTPGEFANGHHPRAVNIPVDQVESRLKEFGAKSQPIVVYCASGVRSSRAKQALESAGYSSVINAGGFKDLP; encoded by the coding sequence ATGAAGAAACTCATTCTACTCGCCGTAGTCGCAGCTGCTTCCGTTTCTTGCAATAAAGAAGTAGGCACCCCTGCGGCGACAATAGCACCAGCGGCGCAGTCACGGGTGAAAGAGCTGTTAGATGGCAAAGCGCTCGTTGTCGATGTGCGCACACCCGGTGAGTTTGCCAACGGACACCACCCGCGTGCAGTGAACATACCGGTCGACCAGGTCGAATCACGCCTGAAAGAATTTGGTGCCAAGTCGCAGCCGATCGTGGTCTATTGCGCATCGGGTGTGCGCAGCAGCCGCGCGAAGCAGGCACTCGAATCTGCAGGCTATTCTTCGGTGATTAACGCCGGCGGGTTTAAAGATTTGCCATAG
- a CDS encoding response regulator, with translation MARILIVDDDAKITQMLELCLRPKNHEIVIAADGQIALKKALEKKPQLIIADIMMPNMDGPTFISNLWEELNDRSIPVIFLSGLISKAEQKAQNELFGNQFFLAKPFSAAELNVLVERALA, from the coding sequence ATGGCTCGTATACTGATCGTCGACGATGATGCCAAAATTACGCAGATGCTCGAACTGTGCCTTAGGCCCAAAAATCACGAAATCGTGATTGCGGCAGACGGTCAAATTGCTTTGAAGAAGGCGCTTGAAAAGAAGCCGCAGCTTATCATTGCCGATATCATGATGCCCAACATGGATGGCCCGACTTTCATCAGTAATTTATGGGAAGAGCTGAACGACCGATCGATACCCGTAATTTTTCTCTCGGGTCTGATCAGCAAAGCCGAACAAAAAGCGCAGAATGAATTATTCGGAAATCAATTTTTTCTGGCGAAACCATTTTCAGCCGCCGAGCTAAACGTGCTGGTCGAACGCGCCTTGGCATAA
- a CDS encoding PAS domain S-box protein → MVQQSELSEPGYRSTLDNLLEGCQILDFDWKYLYLNAAAARHNRRPNSDLLGRKMADCWPGIDQTDLYRKIDLALQQREAFHQELDFHFQDGSVGWFEVRASPIPEGVFLLSIDITERIRQTNEAHRLKRLYSALSQVNQAIVRIDNRQALFDKVCETFVNDAGLKMAWIGWPDAKNERIVPAAVFGDQNGYLDAIEIRTDNSPQGSVPVSSAFKQAQPQVCNDMLAEPSLMIWREKILENGFRSKAAFPIEAGGSIGVLVAYAGEKDFFRDKEIALMSEAATDVAFALQNFSLEEERKALANAASRENRFARAMMESMPGIIYFYRKSGQFLRWNKNFELISGYSHAEIAMMHPLDFFDDADKDLMASRIAEVFEHGESAVEAPFRTKSGKKLPYYFTGQLIEFEGEQCLIGTGVDIALLKNAQNEILRLNTELEQRVTERTAELAAANRELEAFSYSVSHDLRSPLRAINGFAEIVLNKFGELLPKDGYDYLRRIRNAGHRMGELIDDLLTFSRLSRESLSHDRINMGKLAQSAIDEIAPLTQGRSVNIQLKSISEGYGDAKLLRQVWLNLIGNAVKYTRNCEHASIIIGSEEHNGATAYFIKDNGVGFNMAYASKLFGVFQRLHRDDEFEGTGVGLAIVQRVIHRHGGKVWAEAEEGKGAIFWFTLGRTEERK, encoded by the coding sequence ATGGTGCAGCAAAGCGAACTGTCTGAGCCGGGTTACCGTTCAACTCTCGACAACCTGCTCGAGGGCTGTCAGATTCTCGACTTCGATTGGAAGTACCTGTACCTCAACGCCGCGGCCGCACGGCACAACCGGCGACCCAACAGTGACCTGCTCGGTCGCAAGATGGCCGATTGTTGGCCAGGAATAGATCAAACAGATCTTTACCGCAAGATTGATCTCGCCCTGCAGCAACGTGAAGCATTTCATCAAGAACTCGACTTTCATTTTCAAGATGGGTCAGTGGGATGGTTCGAAGTTCGGGCGTCTCCGATTCCCGAAGGCGTCTTCTTGCTCTCGATCGATATTACAGAACGCATCAGGCAGACAAACGAAGCCCATCGGCTAAAGCGCCTCTACTCGGCCCTTAGCCAGGTTAATCAGGCGATTGTGAGAATCGACAACCGCCAGGCTCTCTTCGATAAAGTGTGTGAAACTTTCGTCAACGATGCGGGCCTAAAGATGGCATGGATCGGCTGGCCTGATGCGAAAAATGAACGCATCGTGCCAGCCGCCGTTTTTGGCGATCAGAATGGCTATCTCGATGCCATTGAAATCCGCACCGACAATTCGCCGCAGGGTTCTGTGCCCGTCAGCAGCGCGTTTAAACAGGCTCAACCCCAGGTCTGCAATGACATGCTCGCCGAACCATCGCTCATGATCTGGCGCGAGAAAATTCTCGAGAACGGCTTCAGATCGAAGGCGGCGTTTCCCATTGAGGCGGGCGGTTCGATTGGCGTGCTCGTTGCATATGCCGGTGAGAAAGACTTTTTCAGGGACAAAGAAATTGCGCTGATGAGCGAGGCTGCGACAGACGTAGCATTTGCGCTACAGAATTTTTCACTGGAAGAAGAACGCAAAGCGCTGGCAAACGCTGCTTCACGCGAAAACAGATTTGCCCGCGCAATGATGGAAAGTATGCCGGGAATCATCTATTTTTACCGCAAATCTGGTCAGTTTCTGCGTTGGAACAAGAACTTCGAACTGATATCTGGCTACAGCCATGCTGAAATCGCGATGATGCACCCTTTGGATTTCTTTGACGACGCAGACAAAGACCTGATGGCGTCGCGAATCGCTGAGGTTTTTGAACATGGCGAGTCTGCGGTTGAGGCACCGTTCAGAACCAAGAGCGGCAAGAAGCTGCCATACTATTTTACCGGCCAACTTATCGAATTTGAAGGTGAACAGTGCCTCATTGGCACAGGGGTCGATATTGCCTTGCTCAAGAACGCCCAGAATGAGATTCTGCGCCTGAATACCGAACTTGAACAGCGCGTAACTGAACGCACTGCAGAACTTGCGGCAGCCAACCGAGAGCTTGAGGCATTTAGCTATTCAGTCTCGCACGATCTGCGCTCTCCATTAAGGGCTATCAATGGCTTTGCCGAAATTGTTCTGAATAAATTTGGAGAACTATTGCCAAAAGACGGCTACGACTATCTGCGCCGTATTCGCAACGCAGGCCATCGCATGGGCGAACTGATCGATGACTTACTCACTTTTTCAAGATTAAGCCGTGAGAGCCTGAGCCACGATCGGATAAATATGGGGAAACTGGCACAATCAGCGATCGATGAAATTGCGCCCCTAACGCAGGGTCGGTCGGTCAACATACAATTGAAAAGCATATCTGAGGGTTATGGCGACGCCAAACTACTACGGCAAGTCTGGCTAAATCTTATCGGCAACGCCGTAAAATATACACGCAATTGCGAACATGCAAGTATCATCATTGGCAGCGAAGAGCACAATGGTGCCACTGCCTACTTCATAAAAGACAACGGAGTCGGCTTCAACATGGCATATGCGAGCAAGTTGTTCGGCGTTTTTCAGCGATTGCACCGGGATGATGAATTCGAAGGTACCGGTGTCGGGCTGGCGATTGTGCAGCGGGTAATTCACCGTCACGGTGGAAAAGTTTGGGCCGAGGCAGAAGAAGGCAAGGGTGCAATATTCTGGTTTACATTAGGCCGAACGGAGGAGAGAAAGTAA
- a CDS encoding response regulator has protein sequence MDEVEILLVEDNADDLEMALFAFREANIANRIQVARDGQEALDFIFGDSATGGARNGHYPKVILLDLKLPKVDGFEVLRRLKATEATKTIPVVILTSSKEHRDMIESYNLGVNSYIVKPVNFENFANVIKELGFYWLVLNQRVQ, from the coding sequence ATGGACGAAGTGGAAATTCTTCTCGTCGAAGACAATGCAGACGACCTCGAAATGGCGCTGTTTGCGTTTCGCGAAGCGAATATCGCGAATAGAATTCAGGTAGCACGCGACGGGCAAGAGGCGCTCGACTTTATCTTCGGAGATAGCGCGACCGGCGGGGCACGAAACGGACATTACCCCAAAGTAATTCTGCTCGATCTGAAATTGCCCAAAGTTGATGGCTTTGAAGTTTTAAGGCGTCTCAAAGCAACTGAGGCGACAAAAACCATACCAGTCGTAATCCTCACTTCTTCGAAAGAGCACCGAGACATGATCGAGAGCTACAACCTCGGCGTGAATAGCTATATAGTCAAACCGGTCAATTTTGAAAATTTTGCCAATGTCATAAAAGAACTGGGCTTTTATTGGCTTGTTCTGAATCAACGGGTACAATAG